In one window of Lepus europaeus isolate LE1 chromosome 14, mLepTim1.pri, whole genome shotgun sequence DNA:
- the RAB4A gene encoding ras-related protein Rab-4A isoform X2: MSVTRSYYRGAAGALLVYDITSRETYNALTNWLTDARMLASQSIVIILCGNKRDLDAEREVTFLEASRFAQENELMFLETSALTGENVEEAFVQCARKILNKIESGELDPERMGSGIQYGDAALRQLRSPRRTQAPSAQECGC, encoded by the exons GTCGGTGACGAGGAGCTACTACAGAGGCGCGGCCGGGGCTCTGCTGGTCTACGACATCACCAG CCGAGAAACCTACAATGCGCTTACTAATTGGTTAACAGATGCCAGAATGCTAGCGAGCCAGAGCATCGTGATCATCCTGTGCGGGAACAAGAGGGACCTGGACGCCGAGCGTGAGGTCACCTTCCTGGAAGCCTCCAGGTTCGCCCAGGAAAATG AGCTGATGTTTCTGGAAACGAGTGCGCTGACGGGGGAGAATGTAGAAGAGGCTTTTGTGCAGTGTGCACGAAAAATACTTAACAAGATCGAGTCAG GtgagctggacccagaaagaatGGGCTCAGGTATCCAGTACGGAGATGCTGCCTTGAGACAGCTGAGGTCCCCGCGGCGCACCCAGGCCCCAAGTGCCCAGGAGTGCGGCTGTTAG